Proteins from a genomic interval of Tautonia rosea:
- a CDS encoding WD40 domain-containing protein, with the protein MRPLPLSTALTVLLGVSAGLASAQDAKLTFTDNAAKIFQARCNTCHNADKASGGLNLTTYANMMEGGGSGSVIEPGSADDSWLFLLVNHDETPTMPPNAPKIPEEEIDVLRKWIDAGAPENSGSVVSVKKKPKMEFQLDPSALGKPTGEPAMPQGVPTEPVLVNDRPGAIVALAASPWAPLVAIGQHKQVLLYDTENKSLAAVLPFDEGDVHVLRFSRDGDLLLAGGGRGGQSGRVVVWDVKTGERLSEAGQEYDLVLAADISPDRSLIALGGPSKILRVYRTDDDSLVYESRKHTEWVTSVAFSPDGVLLASGDRNGGTLVWEARTGREFYILPGHGDMVTSMDWRLDSNVLVSASQDASVKTWDMFTGNQLKSWNAHGGGTTSVRFAKDGRVVTSGRDRVAKLWDQDGKELKAFGGFSDLTLQAAIGHDEKTIITGTFDGIVRLFNGDDASPLGDLRANPLTVASRLEAIRPEAEAARAAADAGLAELEPLRQAATATAQTLAAAEQQLQTAEATATQTTQAVAAAEAATTETNATHQAALAAFQKAAEADAQAINALSNASQALAAAADTTRSLVEKAAGDPATVSEAEAALAQRTKTTEAVVPALAAVIASADAVTAARAPLADAIARKRTVDTALADARAAAKAATDALGPLKAAVEQAQQARATADAALAEKAPAVEALVANATRLEAQRDALIAELNARQPDPTAAASVNEE; encoded by the coding sequence ATGCGACCGCTTCCCCTCTCCACCGCCCTGACCGTGCTGCTCGGCGTCTCGGCCGGATTGGCCTCGGCCCAGGACGCCAAGCTCACCTTCACCGACAACGCGGCCAAGATTTTCCAGGCGCGCTGCAACACCTGCCACAACGCCGACAAGGCCTCTGGCGGCCTGAACCTCACCACCTATGCCAACATGATGGAAGGTGGCGGCTCCGGCTCGGTCATCGAGCCGGGTTCCGCAGACGACAGCTGGCTCTTTTTGCTCGTCAACCACGACGAAACCCCCACCATGCCCCCGAACGCTCCGAAGATCCCCGAGGAGGAAATCGACGTCCTCCGCAAGTGGATCGATGCCGGGGCGCCTGAGAACTCGGGCAGCGTCGTGAGCGTCAAGAAGAAGCCGAAGATGGAGTTTCAGCTCGACCCCTCGGCCCTCGGCAAGCCGACGGGCGAGCCGGCCATGCCCCAGGGCGTGCCCACCGAACCGGTGCTCGTCAACGATCGTCCCGGCGCGATCGTCGCGCTCGCGGCCAGCCCCTGGGCTCCTCTCGTGGCGATCGGCCAGCACAAGCAGGTCCTCCTTTATGACACCGAGAACAAAAGCCTCGCCGCCGTCCTTCCCTTCGACGAAGGCGACGTCCACGTCCTCCGCTTCTCCCGAGACGGCGACCTCCTGCTCGCCGGCGGAGGCCGAGGCGGTCAGTCCGGCCGCGTGGTCGTCTGGGACGTGAAGACCGGCGAACGTCTGAGCGAAGCCGGCCAGGAATACGACCTCGTCCTTGCCGCCGACATCAGCCCCGACCGCTCCCTGATCGCCCTCGGCGGCCCGAGCAAGATCCTCCGCGTCTACCGGACCGACGACGACTCTCTCGTCTACGAGTCCCGCAAACACACCGAGTGGGTCACCTCGGTCGCCTTCAGCCCCGATGGCGTCCTGCTCGCTTCGGGCGATCGCAACGGCGGCACCCTCGTCTGGGAGGCCCGCACCGGCCGAGAGTTCTACATCCTTCCCGGCCACGGCGACATGGTTACCAGCATGGACTGGCGGCTCGATTCGAACGTCCTGGTCAGCGCCTCGCAGGACGCCTCGGTCAAGACCTGGGACATGTTCACCGGCAACCAGCTCAAGAGCTGGAACGCCCACGGCGGCGGCACCACCTCCGTCCGGTTCGCCAAGGACGGCCGCGTTGTCACCAGCGGACGCGACCGCGTCGCCAAGCTCTGGGATCAGGACGGCAAGGAACTCAAGGCCTTCGGTGGGTTCAGCGATCTGACCCTTCAGGCCGCGATCGGCCACGATGAAAAGACCATCATCACGGGAACCTTCGACGGAATCGTCCGCCTGTTCAACGGCGACGATGCCAGCCCGCTTGGCGACCTCCGCGCCAATCCCTTGACCGTCGCCTCGCGGCTTGAAGCCATTCGCCCCGAGGCCGAGGCCGCCCGAGCCGCTGCTGACGCCGGCCTCGCCGAGCTGGAACCGCTCCGCCAGGCCGCCACCGCGACCGCCCAGACCCTCGCCGCCGCCGAGCAGCAGCTCCAGACCGCCGAAGCGACCGCCACGCAAACCACCCAGGCCGTCGCCGCCGCCGAGGCCGCGACGACGGAAACCAACGCCACCCATCAGGCCGCCCTCGCCGCGTTCCAGAAGGCCGCCGAGGCCGATGCTCAGGCCATCAACGCCCTCAGCAACGCCTCTCAGGCTCTGGCTGCAGCCGCTGACACGACCCGTTCCCTCGTAGAGAAGGCCGCAGGTGATCCTGCTACCGTTTCCGAAGCTGAGGCCGCCCTCGCTCAGCGGACCAAAACCACCGAGGCCGTTGTTCCTGCACTCGCCGCCGTGATCGCCTCGGCCGATGCCGTAACTGCCGCACGTGCTCCCCTGGCCGATGCCATCGCCCGGAAACGCACCGTCGACACCGCCCTCGCCGACGCCCGAGCCGCCGCCAAGGCGGCGACCGACGCTCTTGGACCCCTCAAGGCCGCCGTCGAGCAAGCTCAGCAGGCCCGAGCCACTGCCGACGCCGCGCTCGCCGAAAAGGCTCCCGCCGTCGAGGCCCTCGTCGCCAATGCCACGCGTCTTGAAGCCCAACGCGACGCC